Proteins encoded in a region of the Pelmatolapia mariae isolate MD_Pm_ZW linkage group LG6, Pm_UMD_F_2, whole genome shotgun sequence genome:
- the lgals2b gene encoding lectin, galactoside-binding, soluble, 2b, which produces MKIQDMSIKQGLELKVRVKPGENGDSFAINIGHDRENIAMHLNPRLDSNTIVFNSLSGGSWGDEIQESNFPFRRGEECKFYINFNNEEFYIKLPDGSMITFPNRLGDVKYKYFDVSGDARIIGLKLK; this is translated from the exons AAAATCCAGGATATGTCAATCAAGCAGGGCTTGGAGTTAAAAGTCCGTGTCAAGCCTGGTGAGAATGGTGACAG TTTTGCCATCAACATCGGTCATGATCGTGAGAACATCGCCATGCACCTCAACCCCCGGTTAGACTCCAACACTATCGTCTTCAACTCTTTATCCGGGGGTAGTTGGGGTGACGAGATCCAGGAATCAAACTTCCCTTTCAGACGTGGAGAAGAATGCAAG TTTTACATCAACTTCAACAACGAGGAATTTTACATCAAGCTTCCTGACGGCAGCATGATTACCTTCCCCAACCGCCTGGGTGATGTCAAGTACAAGTACTTCGATGTGAGCGGTGATGCGAGAATCATCGGCCTCAAGCTGAAGTAG